In the Mauremys mutica isolate MM-2020 ecotype Southern chromosome 13, ASM2049712v1, whole genome shotgun sequence genome, one interval contains:
- the LOC123348227 gene encoding kunitz-type serine protease inhibitor bitisilin-2-like: protein MKSGATFFLLGILALWAQLPPAAGDLCRLPADPGSCYAMIPRWFHDWQAKKCEKFTYGGCDGNKNNFETQTECLRKCGGHDICSLPTEVGPCTAAIPRWFYNWHSKKCEEFSYGGCNGNKNNFETKVDCLQACAGQGSP, encoded by the exons ATGAAGTCAGGGGCCACCTTCTTCCTCCTGGGGATCCTGGCCCTCTGGGCCCAGCTGCCGCCTGCGGCTGGGG ACCTTTGTAGACTCCCTGCTGACCCCGGGTCCTGTTATGCCATGATCCCTCGCTGGTTCCACGACTGGCAGGCCAAGAAGTGTGAGAAATTCACCTATGGAGGTTGTGATGGGAACAAGAACAACTTTGAGACTCAAACAGAATGTCTCAGGAAGTGCGGCGGGCACg ATATCTGCAGCCTCCCCACTGAAGTGGGCCCCTGTACTGCTGCCATTCCTCGATGGTTCTACAACTGGCACTCTAAGAAGTGTGAAGAATTCTCTTACGGTGGCTGCAATGGGAACAAGAACAACTTTGAGACTAAAGTCGATTGTCTCCAGGCCTGTGCAGGCCAGG